One Plasmodium cynomolgi strain B DNA, scaffold: 0689, whole genome shotgun sequence genomic window carries:
- a CDS encoding CYIR protein (putative;~vir-type antigen) gives DIFSKSLDNNYEHGNILNRNIHRLLAEYELHRELRYAEADGQLSHDCI, from the coding sequence gatatattttctaaatcGTTAGACAATAATTATGAACACGGTAATATATTGAACAGAAATATTCACAGATTATTAGCAGAATATGAGCTACATAGGGAATTAAGATATGCTGAAGCAGATGGACAATTATCACACGATTGTATAG